In one window of Chryseobacterium sp. JV274 DNA:
- a CDS encoding S41 family peptidase, with translation MKKTIISLLTAFSIIGISAQEKSYFLSSPSLSPDGKTAYFSYDGDIWKVDSNGGNASRITALDGEEINPRLSPDGKWLAFSSNQYGNYDVYVMPAEGGTIKQLTFHTGRDEMESWAWDSKTIYFTSSRNNNFGSFKTTIEGKTPQKLFSNYFNNTNGLVETPAGEYLFTSSSESAHQVQRKRYKGENNPDILGYNPKSNSFKQYTNYEGKDFNPSVDKKGIIYFISDENNGEYNLYQLENSKKASLTQFDTSIKKPFVSADGSKVIFEKDYQLYIYDIASKNAKPLNVSLNTNKTLEKEQNFNVENNISYYDVSPDGKKMAFISRGVLFVSDIEGKFAQQVSDGKERAMEVKWLKDNRTLLYSQTYNGYQNWFTIPADGKGQLKQLTEDLRNNRSITLNSDLSKAVYLSGRDEVRLLDLKNFKSTTIVKDEIWAFQNSRPSFSPNNEYVLFSAKRNFELDIFIYNIKKGQTLNLTNTGVSEEDPVWSPNGKYIYFASDRTNPSYPLGMQKSNIYRMALDWFDEPFKSEKFDTLFTEEKKETKSTDKAKDKDKKDKKEEDKDKEKKEEKEPIIKELKVNPEDTLDRIELVTDRYGYQDDPAVFADEKKEILLFNSNQDNGKRQLYKKVFTDFEPAKSEKVFDKAAYYLTKNEKNLFALIEGNIYKTTVAALKPEKINIQYSFDKDLASEFTQMFAEAWTGVEENFYDEKFHGIDWKAKKEQYAKYLPYVHNRNDLRILLNDLLGELNSSHTGFSSTGKEETMYLNYFTNETGIIFKKDQPYTVESIVRKSPAFRSGVDIKPGDQLISVNGKKVDLNENIETYFTSPKKQEELVLTFNRDGKNITTKVHPISNGELKGLLYDDWIYNNHQRVDKLSNNRIAYSCMKNMSTDELDRFLLDMVEQENRKDAVILDLRYNTGGNVHDKVLNFLSQKPYLQWKYREGKMTTQPNFAPSGKPIVLLINEASLSDAEMTAAGFKALKLGKIIGQDTYRWIIFTSAKGLVDGSSYRLPSWGTYTLDGQNLEKTGVKPDIYVKNTFLDRLQDNDPQLERAVQEILKDLKK, from the coding sequence ATGAAGAAAACTATTATTTCGTTATTAACAGCATTTTCTATTATAGGGATTTCAGCACAGGAAAAGTCTTATTTTTTATCAAGCCCCTCATTGAGTCCGGATGGCAAGACAGCCTATTTCTCTTATGACGGCGATATCTGGAAAGTAGATTCAAATGGTGGAAACGCTTCAAGAATTACAGCCCTTGACGGAGAAGAAATCAATCCCCGCCTTTCACCGGATGGAAAATGGCTTGCATTCAGTTCTAACCAATATGGAAATTATGATGTGTATGTAATGCCTGCAGAAGGGGGAACGATCAAGCAGCTAACCTTCCACACCGGAAGAGACGAAATGGAAAGCTGGGCATGGGACAGCAAAACCATTTATTTTACTTCCAGCAGAAATAATAATTTTGGCAGTTTTAAAACTACAATTGAAGGAAAAACACCACAAAAGCTTTTCAGTAATTATTTTAACAACACCAATGGACTTGTAGAAACGCCGGCGGGAGAATATCTTTTCACCAGCTCTTCAGAAAGTGCCCATCAGGTACAACGCAAGCGCTATAAAGGAGAAAATAATCCTGATATTTTAGGATACAACCCTAAAAGCAATTCTTTCAAACAGTACACTAACTATGAAGGAAAAGATTTCAACCCAAGTGTAGATAAAAAAGGTATTATTTACTTTATTTCCGATGAGAATAATGGAGAATACAATCTTTATCAACTCGAAAATAGTAAGAAGGCTTCATTAACCCAATTTGACACTTCTATTAAAAAACCTTTTGTTTCAGCAGACGGATCTAAAGTCATTTTTGAAAAAGATTACCAGCTTTATATTTACGATATCGCTTCAAAAAATGCAAAACCTCTGAATGTAAGCCTGAATACTAATAAAACGCTGGAAAAAGAACAAAACTTCAACGTGGAAAATAATATTTCCTATTATGATGTATCTCCGGATGGTAAAAAAATGGCCTTTATAAGCCGCGGTGTTTTATTTGTATCTGATATTGAAGGAAAATTTGCACAACAGGTTTCTGATGGGAAAGAACGTGCCATGGAAGTAAAATGGTTGAAAGACAACCGTACCCTGCTTTACAGTCAGACCTACAATGGATACCAAAACTGGTTTACTATTCCAGCAGACGGAAAAGGCCAGCTCAAACAATTAACAGAAGATTTACGCAATAACCGAAGCATCACGCTTAATAGCGACCTTTCAAAAGCGGTTTATTTAAGCGGCCGTGATGAAGTAAGATTGCTGGATTTAAAAAATTTCAAATCTACAACGATCGTAAAAGACGAAATATGGGCTTTCCAAAACTCAAGACCTTCTTTTTCGCCAAACAATGAATACGTACTGTTCTCTGCGAAAAGAAACTTTGAACTGGATATTTTCATCTATAATATCAAAAAAGGACAGACGCTCAATCTTACCAATACTGGTGTTTCAGAGGAAGATCCTGTATGGTCTCCAAACGGCAAATACATTTATTTTGCCAGCGATAGAACCAATCCGTCTTATCCTTTAGGCATGCAGAAGTCTAACATTTACCGCATGGCTCTGGACTGGTTTGACGAACCTTTTAAATCTGAAAAATTCGATACTCTCTTTACTGAAGAAAAGAAGGAAACAAAATCTACTGATAAAGCGAAAGATAAAGATAAGAAGGACAAGAAAGAGGAGGACAAGGATAAGGAGAAAAAGGAAGAAAAAGAACCAATAATTAAAGAACTGAAAGTAAATCCTGAAGATACCCTAGACAGAATCGAACTGGTAACCGACCGATATGGATATCAGGATGATCCTGCAGTTTTTGCAGACGAAAAAAAGGAAATTCTATTATTCAATTCTAATCAGGATAATGGGAAAAGACAGTTGTACAAAAAAGTGTTCACAGATTTTGAGCCTGCCAAATCCGAAAAAGTTTTCGATAAAGCAGCGTATTATCTTACCAAAAATGAGAAAAACCTGTTTGCGCTGATAGAAGGTAATATTTATAAAACAACTGTAGCGGCTTTAAAACCTGAGAAAATAAATATTCAATATAGTTTTGATAAAGACCTGGCATCAGAATTTACTCAGATGTTTGCTGAAGCATGGACTGGTGTGGAAGAAAATTTTTATGATGAGAAGTTCCATGGGATTGACTGGAAAGCAAAAAAGGAACAGTATGCCAAATATCTTCCGTATGTACATAACAGAAATGATCTGAGAATTTTATTAAATGATCTTTTAGGAGAGCTTAATTCTTCACACACCGGATTTTCTTCAACCGGAAAAGAAGAAACAATGTACCTGAACTATTTCACTAACGAAACAGGAATTATCTTCAAAAAAGATCAGCCTTACACTGTAGAAAGTATTGTAAGAAAATCTCCGGCTTTCCGCTCAGGAGTTGATATTAAGCCTGGCGACCAGCTGATTTCTGTAAACGGGAAAAAGGTGGATCTAAACGAAAATATCGAAACGTATTTTACAAGCCCCAAAAAACAGGAAGAACTTGTTCTTACTTTTAACCGTGATGGTAAAAATATAACCACCAAAGTACATCCGATTTCTAATGGAGAATTAAAAGGATTGCTTTATGATGATTGGATCTACAACAATCATCAGCGTGTTGATAAGCTTAGCAATAACCGTATTGCCTATTCCTGCATGAAAAATATGTCTACAGATGAGCTGGACCGTTTCCTTCTGGATATGGTAGAACAGGAAAACAGAAAAGACGCTGTAATTCTTGATCTGCGTTACAATACAGGCGGAAATGTTCATGATAAGGTTTTAAATTTCCTTTCTCAGAAGCCTTATTTACAATGGAAATATCGTGAAGGAAAAATGACGACACAGCCTAACTTTGCTCCTTCCGGAAAACCTATTGTACTTCTGATTAATGAAGCTTCACTAAGCGATGCCGAGATGACTGCAGCCGGATTTAAAGCACTAAAACTGGGTAAAATTATTGGCCAGGATACCTATCGCTGGATTATTTTCACTTCAGCTAAAGGTTTGGTAGACGGATCTTCTTACAGACTGCCTTCATGGGGAACGTATACTTTGGACGGACAAAATCTTGAAAAAACGGGCGTGAAACCTGATATCTATGTTAAAAATACCTTTCTGGACCGTCTTCAGGACAATGACCCTCAGCTGGAAAGAGCTGTTCAGGAAATACTTAAGGATTTAAAGAAATAA
- a CDS encoding AAA family ATPase, translating into MPYLSKIYLKDNHPQDFPFNLPFLRNGLDIRLKSNVTFFIGENGIGKSTLLEAIADQCNFNVAGGSRNHHYNFHKTESVLSDYPTLSWRNKTSQGFFMRAESFFNFATYIDEVAKEDQRVLEAYGGKSLHQQSHGEAFLSLFHNHFQHGIYILDEPESALSPQRQLSLLSIIHKLEKTGKAQFIISSHSPILMSYPSAEIYALDDKIQKIHYKETEHYQLTKNFLEAPERYFQHLFEDL; encoded by the coding sequence ATGCCTTACTTATCAAAGATTTATTTAAAAGATAATCATCCACAAGACTTTCCTTTCAATCTGCCTTTTCTACGCAACGGTTTAGATATAAGGCTAAAAAGCAATGTTACCTTTTTCATTGGCGAAAATGGAATTGGAAAATCCACATTGCTTGAAGCCATTGCAGACCAATGTAATTTCAATGTGGCCGGTGGAAGCCGCAATCATCATTATAATTTTCATAAAACAGAGTCTGTACTGTCAGATTATCCTACTCTTTCCTGGCGTAATAAGACTTCTCAAGGCTTTTTCATGAGAGCAGAAAGTTTTTTCAACTTTGCTACCTATATTGATGAAGTGGCGAAAGAAGATCAAAGAGTGCTGGAAGCCTATGGAGGAAAATCTTTGCACCAGCAATCTCACGGTGAAGCTTTTTTATCATTATTCCATAACCATTTCCAGCATGGTATTTATATTCTTGATGAACCGGAATCTGCTTTATCACCACAAAGACAACTTTCTTTGCTATCCATTATTCATAAATTAGAAAAAACAGGAAAGGCTCAGTTTATAATTTCAAGCCATTCACCCATATTAATGAGTTACCCATCTGCTGAAATTTATGCACTTGATGACAAAATTCAAAAAATCCACTATAAAGAAACAGAGCATTATCAGTTAACAAAGAATTTTTTAGAAGCACCGGAGCGGTATTTTCAACATTTATTTGAAGACCTCTAG
- a CDS encoding DUF5686 family protein: MMLNNNSQKHYLLFFFLILSSSVCAQNRASGKIVDEKSNKELNKVDIFINNDKTPSLTTTSGSFTIQSDSIIHQLKFSRKSYTTETLDITPENAENIFVQLSQAKVSDIQEIVLQSGKTKYKNKKENPAYAIMQKVWAQKRNNGLEKFDTYSYKEYEKTQFDLNNLDSAFMKKKIFNKLDFIFDYADSTASGRLGLPVFLNEAVYENYGKNKPDKDSKRTLVAQKTSGFQDNQVITVSAKNLYRDINIYDNTLNYFDIGFQSPVGTDGFSTYDYSLMDTITVRGEKAFQIRYQPKRKDILAFQGNLYIDTDTYAVLGATLKSTQKINVNFVNSVYTQVEYDNPDETTFLPKKLVTEFEMSPFSKKKGSKSIIAKRSVDYSEYEFNKPLDPKVFKRTEEEYEDKFTNKDDAYWTKARPDTLSKAEQGVYSMLDQLQQTPKFNRMVKLFETLGSRYYNAFKGIDIGPIFSIYGRNEVEGDRIRLGARTYFGLNDTWRAQFYTAYGFKDQQFKYGVEARYMFNKLNRFMIGAGTSRDIVQLGGQLTSGDGVTPQSSSSSTFFARGENISLSSVNKTSVFAAIEPWKNFQIRVDGVMQSIKSAIPEKFNLMYYKDGRLRQTVNDSHVTISLIAKPGAKFSQTGIDRYQARNLAPTIVLRYTRGIEGLFNADFNYDKLQFMLYKPFLIGSMGKLVVNFEAGKNFSTVPLALQNIIPANLSYGLVPNTFSQLNYYEFVTDAYTTLQLEHHFNGKILSYIPLIKKLKFREVAFIRGAYGTLSDASKAINVEGFRYSAPSEHIYYEYGFGIENIGIGNIRIFRVDFNWRGNYLDRPDISKFGVKAGFQVGF; the protein is encoded by the coding sequence ATGATGTTAAACAATAACTCCCAAAAACACTATCTTTTATTTTTTTTCCTGATTCTCTCCAGTTCCGTATGTGCTCAAAACCGAGCCAGTGGCAAGATAGTTGACGAAAAAAGCAATAAAGAACTCAATAAAGTTGATATTTTTATCAACAATGATAAGACTCCATCCCTGACGACAACTTCAGGCAGTTTCACTATTCAGTCAGACAGTATTATCCATCAGTTAAAATTTTCCAGAAAAAGTTACACTACAGAAACACTTGACATTACCCCTGAAAATGCTGAAAATATTTTTGTGCAGCTTTCTCAGGCTAAAGTAAGTGATATTCAGGAGATCGTTCTTCAAAGTGGTAAGACTAAATACAAGAATAAAAAAGAAAACCCTGCTTACGCCATTATGCAAAAAGTTTGGGCACAAAAAAGAAACAATGGGTTAGAAAAGTTTGATACCTACTCGTATAAAGAATACGAAAAAACCCAATTTGACCTAAACAACCTGGACAGTGCTTTCATGAAGAAAAAGATTTTCAATAAACTGGATTTCATTTTCGATTATGCTGATTCCACCGCAAGCGGAAGACTTGGACTTCCTGTTTTCCTGAACGAAGCTGTTTATGAAAATTATGGTAAAAACAAACCAGACAAAGACAGCAAAAGAACATTGGTTGCTCAGAAAACTTCGGGATTCCAGGACAATCAGGTAATTACCGTTTCAGCTAAAAATTTATATCGTGATATTAATATCTACGACAATACCTTAAATTATTTTGATATCGGATTCCAAAGCCCTGTGGGAACAGATGGATTCAGTACATACGACTACAGTCTTATGGATACCATTACTGTTCGTGGTGAGAAAGCCTTTCAGATCAGATATCAGCCTAAAAGAAAAGATATCCTCGCCTTTCAGGGAAATCTTTATATAGATACGGACACCTATGCCGTTTTAGGGGCAACATTAAAGTCAACCCAAAAAATCAATGTCAATTTCGTCAACAGTGTCTATACGCAGGTGGAGTATGACAATCCTGATGAAACGACTTTTCTTCCTAAAAAACTGGTTACAGAATTTGAAATGAGCCCTTTTTCAAAAAAGAAGGGATCTAAAAGTATTATAGCCAAAAGATCGGTAGATTATTCCGAATATGAGTTTAATAAACCTCTTGATCCGAAAGTATTCAAACGCACGGAAGAGGAATATGAAGATAAATTTACCAATAAAGATGATGCCTATTGGACCAAAGCCAGACCTGATACTTTATCTAAAGCAGAACAGGGTGTTTACAGTATGCTTGATCAGCTTCAGCAGACGCCAAAATTCAACCGAATGGTAAAACTGTTTGAGACCCTTGGCTCACGGTATTACAATGCCTTTAAAGGAATAGATATTGGTCCTATTTTCTCTATTTACGGAAGGAATGAAGTGGAAGGGGACAGAATAAGATTAGGAGCAAGAACTTATTTCGGATTGAATGATACCTGGAGGGCTCAGTTTTATACAGCCTATGGTTTCAAAGATCAGCAGTTTAAATATGGAGTGGAGGCAAGATATATGTTCAATAAGCTTAACCGATTTATGATTGGAGCAGGAACCAGCAGAGACATCGTTCAGCTTGGAGGCCAGCTTACATCCGGTGATGGTGTCACTCCACAATCTTCATCTTCCAGTACCTTTTTTGCTAGAGGAGAAAATATTTCTTTGAGTTCTGTAAACAAAACAAGTGTTTTTGCGGCTATTGAACCCTGGAAAAACTTTCAGATAAGAGTGGATGGAGTGATGCAGAGCATTAAATCCGCTATTCCGGAGAAATTCAACCTGATGTATTACAAAGATGGCCGACTAAGGCAAACAGTGAATGACTCACATGTTACCATCAGTTTAATTGCTAAACCAGGCGCTAAATTTTCTCAAACCGGAATTGACCGTTATCAGGCCAGAAACCTGGCACCAACCATTGTTTTAAGATACACCAGAGGTATTGAAGGTTTATTTAATGCCGACTTCAATTATGATAAGCTTCAGTTCATGCTTTATAAGCCGTTTTTGATTGGAAGCATGGGAAAACTGGTAGTAAATTTTGAGGCTGGAAAGAACTTCAGTACAGTTCCTTTAGCATTACAGAATATCATTCCGGCCAACCTTTCATATGGTTTGGTACCGAATACATTCTCTCAGCTTAACTATTATGAATTTGTGACTGATGCTTATACCACGCTTCAGCTGGAACATCATTTTAACGGTAAGATCCTTTCTTATATTCCTTTGATTAAAAAGCTGAAATTCAGGGAAGTAGCATTCATCAGAGGAGCCTACGGAACGCTAAGCGATGCTTCTAAGGCAATCAACGTAGAAGGTTTTAGATACTCAGCGCCAAGCGAACATATTTATTATGAATATGGATTCGGAATTGAAAATATAGGAATCGGAAACATTAGAATTTTCAGGGTAGATTTCAACTGGAGAGGAAATTATCTTGACAGGCCGGATATTTCAAAATTCGGTGTTAAAGCAGGATTCCAGGTAGGATTCTAA
- a CDS encoding bacteriocin-like protein — MKNLRRLTKKNLKSINGGAVWCPPKPITSCSTWCGLTKEQKMRCLLDVEEPCECF, encoded by the coding sequence ATGAAAAATTTAAGGAGATTAACGAAAAAAAATCTGAAGAGTATTAACGGAGGTGCTGTATGGTGCCCGCCAAAACCTATTACATCATGTAGTACATGGTGTGGGCTGACAAAGGAGCAGAAAATGCGTTGTCTGCTTGATGTAGAAGAACCTTGCGAATGCTTTTAA
- a CDS encoding bacteriocin-like protein: protein MKNLKKLSKKNLKEITGGVAAVCPSMFQSCDEWCRWSPWQKSHCILSQPCTECFE from the coding sequence ATGAAAAATCTAAAAAAATTAAGCAAAAAGAATTTAAAAGAAATAACCGGAGGAGTAGCGGCAGTCTGCCCTTCTATGTTTCAATCCTGTGATGAATGGTGCAGATGGTCACCATGGCAAAAATCACACTGTATACTTTCTCAGCCCTGTACAGAATGTTTTGAATGA
- the rpmA gene encoding 50S ribosomal protein L27: MAHKKGVGSSKNGRESHSKRLGVKIFGGQAAIAGNIIVRQRGTQHHPGDNVGIGKDHTLFALVDGKVVFRKKANNRSFVSVEPNA, from the coding sequence ATGGCACACAAGAAAGGAGTCGGTAGTTCCAAGAACGGTAGAGAGTCTCACTCTAAAAGATTAGGTGTGAAGATTTTCGGAGGACAAGCAGCTATTGCCGGAAATATTATTGTTAGACAAAGAGGTACTCAGCACCACCCAGGTGATAACGTGGGAATCGGTAAAGATCACACTTTGTTTGCATTAGTAGATGGTAAAGTAGTTTTCAGAAAGAAAGCAAACAACAGATCTTTTGTATCTGTAGAGCCAAACGCATAA
- the rplU gene encoding 50S ribosomal protein L21, which yields MFAIVEIAGLQYKVEQDQKLFVNRLKGDKGGKVSFDKVLLTVNGAITVGAPAVNGITVEAEILDHVKADKVIVFKKKRRKGYKVKNGHRQSLTRIVITGITGFEGGAKKAAAKKETVKGEVLSDNATVNFGEDHELNYHLKKNNLSQSKENRETLITLGKAVKVELEKNILTHEEVDAAIIKNIDQFKALNK from the coding sequence ATGTTTGCAATTGTAGAAATAGCAGGGCTTCAATACAAAGTTGAGCAAGACCAGAAGTTGTTTGTAAACCGTTTAAAAGGAGATAAAGGAGGAAAAGTTTCTTTCGATAAAGTTCTTCTTACTGTAAACGGAGCAATCACTGTAGGCGCCCCAGCTGTAAATGGAATCACTGTAGAAGCAGAGATCCTTGACCACGTAAAAGCTGATAAAGTAATCGTTTTCAAAAAGAAAAGAAGAAAAGGTTACAAAGTGAAAAACGGTCACAGACAATCTTTAACTAGAATCGTAATCACTGGTATTACTGGTTTTGAAGGTGGAGCTAAAAAAGCTGCTGCTAAAAAAGAAACTGTGAAAGGTGAAGTTCTTTCTGACAACGCAACTGTTAACTTTGGTGAAGATCATGAATTGAACTATCACTTGAAGAAAAACAACTTGTCTCAGTCTAAAGAGAACAGAGAAACTTTAATTACTTTAGGTAAAGCAGTTAAAGTTGAATTAGAAAAGAATATTCTTACTCATGAAGAAGTAGATGCTGCTATCATTAAGAATATCGATCAATTTAAAGCACTTAATAAATAA
- a CDS encoding metalloprotease → MKRNFNLCLLAGAIAVTSLTACSDDQMDSNVQPQQEALSAKIDQPGDLEKICSYVDNNWSNNSVLLTGLQNSTDTNFMNSQMTKIASLWGRSNPTLRFVNDASNFNSTYNAISYSTGKIYYGYAIYYDAKAKGGDIVNAMILAHEYGHQLQYIFGLPSVNENTARPNELEADGFAGYYLRRPNGYNKTSFPEIAAAYEFAQSIGDYQTTNPGHHGTPAQRRSAVRLGFLLGQYDLNASNFDYNFFYYYQGVLNGTYKMAKNTVNPEIDAYMSQYIDELRKIQSGEISAEEFKHLQ, encoded by the coding sequence ATGAAAAGAAACTTTAATCTCTGCTTACTAGCAGGTGCCATTGCTGTCACTTCACTGACAGCATGTAGTGATGACCAAATGGACAGCAATGTTCAACCCCAGCAAGAAGCACTTAGTGCTAAAATTGATCAACCCGGAGATCTTGAAAAAATCTGCTCCTATGTAGACAACAACTGGAGCAACAATTCGGTTTTATTAACCGGTCTACAAAACTCCACAGATACCAATTTTATGAATAGTCAGATGACTAAAATCGCAAGTTTGTGGGGAAGAAGCAATCCTACACTGAGATTTGTGAATGATGCATCCAATTTCAATTCAACGTACAATGCAATTTCCTATTCTACCGGAAAGATCTATTATGGATATGCCATCTATTATGATGCAAAAGCAAAAGGCGGAGATATTGTGAATGCGATGATTCTTGCACATGAATACGGGCATCAGCTGCAATATATATTTGGGCTTCCTTCTGTAAATGAAAATACAGCCAGACCTAATGAGCTTGAAGCTGATGGCTTTGCAGGATACTACCTGAGAAGACCTAATGGTTATAATAAAACCAGCTTTCCTGAAATTGCAGCAGCTTACGAGTTTGCACAAAGCATCGGAGATTATCAGACCACCAATCCGGGACACCACGGAACTCCTGCTCAAAGAAGATCAGCAGTACGTTTAGGATTCCTTTTAGGACAATATGATCTTAATGCATCAAATTTCGATTATAACTTCTTCTATTATTATCAGGGAGTATTAAACGGAACTTATAAGATGGCTAAGAATACAGTAAATCCTGAAATTGACGCATATATGAGTCAATATATTGATGAGCTGAGAAAAATTCAGTCCGGAGAAATTTCCGCAGAAGAGTTTAAACATCTTCAATAA
- a CDS encoding acyltransferase family protein encodes MNRDLYIDFAKGLATLSIIFIHTAFWSGQFYIPAEVRVFSLVFDVALFYALSGITSGANIEKTLYRLLKLQITYMIFVTFLFFLDYFFKVFGLSFFSMEWLQNFYSTFGSKYSATSISATPQWENLGNWYLHQYTNADTFPVVMGSFWYLKVYYVLTVFGVLILRFFAKHINWFIGLCMGLTLLFNLFPEYYPTGQVGYVAFYLAVFLIGHRMRGKKIPAKAIPILYACVGAALIWMFWYYGGEIFYKINKNKFPPKIPYIIWTLFSLVTLFVLYNRLKITKENFITHIGKNAIFFYFAQGISSSLVYFLVVPLKENMSWWILMIIIYGINIVLAFVISAGLKKVDIWGWNILEFLRRKTAS; translated from the coding sequence ATGAACAGAGATCTCTATATTGATTTCGCCAAAGGACTGGCAACACTTTCTATCATCTTTATCCATACCGCTTTCTGGTCTGGACAGTTTTATATTCCCGCAGAAGTAAGAGTCTTCTCGCTTGTTTTTGACGTTGCTCTTTTTTATGCCCTGAGTGGAATCACTTCCGGAGCCAATATTGAAAAAACATTGTACCGGCTATTGAAACTGCAGATTACCTATATGATATTTGTGACTTTCCTGTTCTTTTTAGATTACTTCTTTAAAGTTTTTGGACTGAGCTTCTTTTCCATGGAATGGCTTCAAAACTTTTATTCCACATTTGGATCTAAATACTCGGCCACCAGTATTTCAGCAACCCCTCAATGGGAAAATCTGGGCAACTGGTATCTTCATCAATATACCAATGCTGACACTTTTCCTGTAGTGATGGGAAGCTTCTGGTATCTTAAAGTTTATTATGTTCTCACTGTTTTTGGTGTCCTTATCTTAAGGTTCTTCGCGAAACATATCAATTGGTTCATTGGGCTTTGTATGGGTCTGACTTTATTATTCAATCTTTTCCCGGAATATTATCCAACAGGACAGGTGGGGTATGTAGCTTTTTATCTTGCTGTATTTTTAATTGGTCACAGGATGCGTGGGAAAAAGATTCCTGCCAAAGCAATTCCTATACTATATGCATGCGTTGGGGCAGCTCTTATATGGATGTTCTGGTACTATGGGGGAGAAATTTTCTATAAAATCAACAAAAACAAATTCCCACCAAAAATACCTTATATCATCTGGACATTATTCTCACTCGTAACATTATTTGTCCTTTATAACCGATTAAAGATCACAAAAGAAAATTTTATCACCCACATCGGGAAGAATGCTATTTTCTTCTACTTTGCACAGGGCATCAGTTCTTCATTGGTGTATTTTCTGGTCGTTCCGTTAAAAGAAAATATGTCATGGTGGATTTTAATGATCATTATTTATGGGATTAATATCGTTTTAGCTTTTGTTATCTCTGCCGGATTAAAAAAAGTAGATATCTGGGGTTGGAATATTTTGGAATTCCTAAGAAGAAAGACCGCCTCTTAA
- a CDS encoding tRNA-(ms[2]io[6]A)-hydroxylase, producing the protein MFKLKLPTDPRWANIAEGNIGEILTDHAWCEQKAATNAIGLITMLPEYPEIVTELLAIAQEELDHFNQVHEIIKKRGYTFGRARKDDYVNELAKFIVQGTRDNLIVDKMLFAAMIEARSCERFKVLTENIKDEELKVFYKELMISEANHYTTFIGFARQLGDPEKVNKRWEEWLEYEANIIKSYGNKETIHG; encoded by the coding sequence ATGTTTAAGTTGAAACTCCCTACCGATCCAAGGTGGGCAAATATTGCAGAAGGAAACATCGGAGAAATTTTAACAGATCATGCCTGGTGTGAGCAAAAAGCAGCTACTAATGCCATAGGCCTGATTACAATGCTTCCGGAATATCCTGAGATTGTAACAGAACTTCTTGCCATTGCACAGGAAGAACTGGATCATTTCAATCAGGTTCATGAGATCATTAAGAAAAGAGGATATACCTTTGGAAGAGCAAGAAAAGATGATTACGTGAATGAACTGGCGAAATTTATCGTTCAGGGAACAAGAGACAACCTCATCGTAGACAAAATGCTTTTTGCTGCTATGATTGAAGCCAGAAGCTGCGAAAGATTTAAGGTTCTTACCGAAAACATCAAAGACGAAGAACTTAAAGTTTTTTACAAAGAACTTATGATTTCTGAAGCTAATCATTACACTACATTCATTGGATTTGCAAGACAGCTTGGAGATCCGGAGAAAGTAAACAAACGTTGGGAAGAATGGCTGGAATATGAAGCTAATATTATTAAATCCTACGGAAACAAAGAAACTATTCACGGTTAA
- a CDS encoding DUF502 domain-containing protein, translating into MKKPSFENIANLFLKNFFQGLVIIGPIGLTIFVIWYIVSAIDNLVPSLAKQIPGLVFVSIILFTAILGYLGNKFVVGRFFFDTMDSLLEKTPGVKHIYTPTKDVMSSFVGDKKKFNDPVWVKTNENPEIWRIGFLTQKEMSDVDKHNYVAVYLPHSYAISGWVIVTEEKNIKPVVGMTAASAMKFAVSGGVAGFHSDENIFKAPE; encoded by the coding sequence TTGAAGAAGCCAAGCTTTGAAAATATTGCCAATCTATTTCTGAAAAACTTTTTTCAGGGACTCGTTATCATTGGCCCTATCGGGCTTACCATTTTTGTAATCTGGTATATTGTAAGCGCCATTGACAATCTTGTTCCTTCGCTGGCCAAGCAGATTCCAGGGCTTGTATTCGTATCCATTATTCTGTTTACAGCTATTTTAGGATATCTGGGAAATAAATTCGTGGTCGGAAGATTCTTTTTCGATACTATGGACAGTTTACTGGAGAAAACTCCGGGAGTAAAACATATTTACACTCCCACAAAAGACGTGATGTCTTCATTTGTAGGTGATAAGAAAAAATTCAACGATCCTGTATGGGTAAAAACCAATGAAAATCCGGAGATCTGGAGAATTGGTTTTTTAACTCAAAAAGAAATGTCGGACGTTGACAAGCATAATTACGTTGCGGTATATCTTCCCCACTCGTACGCCATCTCGGGCTGGGTAATTGTTACTGAAGAAAAAAACATCAAACCTGTAGTGGGAATGACAGCAGCTTCTGCAATGAAGTTTGCAGTGAGCGGCGGTGTAGCCGGATTCCATTCTGATGAAAACATATTTAAAGCTCCGGAATAA